One window from the genome of Pseudonocardia hierapolitana encodes:
- the gabT gene encoding 4-aminobutyrate--2-oxoglutarate transaminase — translation MSAPTAVLDVGGGPGLPQRRELRTPVPGPRSLELQRRRAAVVSAGLSSTMPVYAAAAGGGVLVDVDGNSFIDLGSGIAVTTAGNSAPRVVEDTAAQLTRFTHTCAMITPYEGYVRVAEELAAIVPGDHAVKTALFNTGSEAVENAVKIARYATGRTAVAVVDHAYHGRTNLTMAMTAKAVPYKDGFGPFAPEVYRAPTSYPFRDGTDLDGAPINGPAAAARAIAHLERAVGASRLAALVIEPIQGEGGFIVPAPGFLPALAAWCREHGIVLVADEVQSGIARTGAWFACDHDGVVPDLVTTAKGLGGGLPIAAVSGRADLMDAVHPGGLGGTYGGNPVACAAALATLRTIREENLLDRAVEIETLALGRLRELQRTDPRIGDVRGRGAMIGIEFVRPGSHEPDADLAKRVATAAHEAGVIVLTCGTFGNVVRLLPPLVIPNDLLSEGLDVLADALSGGAR, via the coding sequence ATGAGCGCGCCAACCGCCGTCCTCGATGTTGGGGGCGGGCCCGGCCTGCCGCAGCGCCGTGAGCTTCGGACGCCGGTGCCGGGTCCGCGCTCTCTCGAGCTGCAGCGCCGCCGCGCCGCGGTCGTCTCGGCCGGGCTGTCCTCGACCATGCCGGTCTACGCGGCGGCGGCCGGTGGCGGGGTGCTCGTCGACGTCGACGGGAACTCGTTCATCGATCTCGGCTCCGGCATCGCCGTCACGACCGCAGGCAACTCGGCACCGCGGGTGGTGGAGGACACCGCGGCGCAGCTCACCCGGTTCACCCACACCTGCGCCATGATCACGCCCTACGAGGGCTACGTGCGGGTCGCGGAAGAGCTCGCGGCGATCGTCCCCGGCGACCACGCGGTCAAGACCGCGCTCTTCAACACGGGCTCGGAGGCGGTCGAGAACGCGGTGAAGATCGCCCGGTACGCCACGGGGCGGACGGCGGTCGCCGTGGTCGACCACGCCTACCACGGCCGGACCAACCTCACGATGGCGATGACCGCCAAGGCCGTCCCGTACAAGGACGGCTTCGGTCCCTTCGCCCCGGAGGTCTACCGGGCCCCGACCTCGTACCCGTTCCGGGACGGGACGGACCTCGACGGGGCGCCGATCAACGGGCCGGCGGCCGCGGCCAGGGCGATCGCCCACCTCGAACGCGCCGTCGGCGCCTCGCGGCTCGCGGCCCTCGTCATCGAGCCGATCCAGGGCGAGGGAGGGTTCATCGTCCCGGCACCGGGGTTCCTGCCCGCGCTGGCGGCGTGGTGCCGCGAGCACGGGATCGTCCTCGTGGCCGACGAGGTCCAGTCCGGGATCGCGCGGACGGGCGCCTGGTTCGCCTGCGATCACGACGGTGTCGTCCCCGACCTGGTCACCACGGCCAAGGGGCTCGGCGGCGGGCTCCCGATCGCGGCCGTCTCGGGACGTGCCGATCTGATGGATGCCGTGCACCCGGGTGGCCTCGGTGGCACCTACGGCGGCAACCCGGTCGCCTGCGCCGCCGCCCTCGCCACGTTGCGCACCATCCGGGAGGAGAACCTGCTCGATCGCGCCGTCGAGATCGAGACCCTGGCGCTCGGCAGGCTGCGCGAGCTGCAGCGCACCGACCCGCGGATCGGTGACGTGCGCGGGCGAGGAGCGATGATCGGCATCGAGTTCGTCCGGCCCGGCAGCCACGAGCCGGACGCCGACCTCGCCAAGCGGGTCGCCACCGCAGCACACGAGGCCGGCGTGATCGTGCTGACCTGCGGCACCTTCGGCAACGTCGTTCGACTGCTGCCCCCACTCGTCATCCCGAACGACCTGTTGTCGGAGGGACTCGACGTCCTCGCCGACGCACTCTCCGGCGGTGCGCGATGA
- a CDS encoding 3-isopropylmalate dehydratase small subunit, whose amino-acid sequence MKALRTTTRGRCWTFGDNIPTDRLVKTKYVVEPMEVIVQHVLEDLNPRFPLDVAPGDVVVAGKHFGQSSGRAIAVKALRATGVGCVVAETFARTFYRNAFEVGLPVLELPGVTDLVSDGDVLIVDVAGGLFRNETTGVERAVPRPDAFLLDMLEAGGLIALARSRPELFEDQRR is encoded by the coding sequence ATGAAGGCGCTGAGAACGACGACGCGGGGCCGCTGCTGGACGTTCGGCGACAACATCCCCACCGACCGGCTCGTGAAGACCAAGTACGTGGTGGAGCCGATGGAGGTGATCGTCCAGCACGTGCTGGAGGACCTGAACCCGCGCTTCCCCCTCGATGTGGCGCCTGGGGACGTCGTCGTCGCCGGCAAGCACTTCGGGCAGTCGTCGGGGCGGGCGATCGCGGTGAAGGCGCTGCGCGCCACCGGCGTCGGCTGCGTGGTCGCCGAGACGTTCGCCCGCACCTTCTACCGCAATGCGTTCGAGGTGGGGCTCCCGGTCCTGGAGCTGCCCGGAGTCACGGACCTCGTGTCCGACGGCGATGTGCTGATCGTCGACGTCGCAGGCGGGCTGTTCCGCAACGAGACGACGGGCGTGGAGCGTGCGGTGCCGCGGCCGGACGCGTTCCTGCTGGACATGCTCGAGGCCGGCGGGCTGATCGCGCTCGCGAGGTCCCGCCCGGAGCTGTTCGAGGACCAGCGCCGCTGA
- a CDS encoding 3-isopropylmalate dehydratase large subunit, with protein MVEKILARASGRRSVQPGDVVVAEVDLLIMHDLSGYLTSRVFDEQVGGEVRHPERVAMVFDHHFSPPTEDAAAMLEANRAWARRTGVHLLDCGNGNIHHAVVQRGLVRPGAIVVGSDSHTPVHGTLGALAVALGNDSHAGTVLPYGKAWFRVPETVRVELVGTPPPGTTARDVALWLVGRIGEGGLIYAAVEFAGPYVKELGFWDRWLFPLLCVDLGAKCSFVEPDEVTEAFVAGLPAGAPDRLERGDGGEASTVLRFDVGEVAPQVACPPTVGNLADVPAVAGRPVQWAELGGHAGGRLEDFRAAAAVLRGRRVHAGVRFNLVPSSREVFTQALQEGLVLALHEAGATWFPPSTGSNQAYNMGAMAPGESMISTHARNFPGRNGSPDASMYLAAAPTVAASAVTGTITDARELR; from the coding sequence ATGGTGGAGAAGATCCTCGCGCGGGCGAGCGGACGCCGGTCGGTGCAGCCCGGCGACGTCGTGGTCGCCGAGGTCGACCTGCTGATCATGCACGACCTGAGCGGCTACCTGACCTCGCGTGTGTTCGACGAGCAGGTAGGTGGGGAGGTCCGGCACCCGGAGCGGGTGGCGATGGTGTTCGACCACCACTTCTCCCCGCCCACGGAGGACGCGGCGGCGATGTTGGAGGCCAACCGGGCGTGGGCCCGCCGCACCGGCGTCCACCTCCTGGACTGCGGCAACGGCAACATCCACCACGCCGTGGTGCAGCGCGGGCTGGTACGGCCGGGCGCGATCGTGGTGGGCTCGGACAGCCATACACCCGTGCACGGGACGCTGGGTGCGCTCGCCGTCGCACTGGGGAACGACTCGCACGCCGGCACCGTGCTGCCGTACGGCAAGGCGTGGTTCCGGGTCCCGGAGACGGTGCGCGTCGAGCTGGTCGGCACGCCGCCGCCCGGCACGACGGCCCGGGACGTCGCGCTGTGGCTGGTCGGGCGGATCGGGGAGGGCGGGCTGATCTACGCGGCGGTCGAGTTCGCCGGCCCGTACGTCAAGGAGCTGGGGTTCTGGGACCGTTGGCTCTTCCCGCTGCTGTGCGTCGACCTGGGCGCGAAGTGCAGCTTCGTGGAGCCGGACGAGGTCACGGAGGCCTTCGTCGCGGGCCTGCCCGCCGGGGCGCCGGACCGGCTCGAACGCGGCGACGGCGGCGAGGCGTCCACCGTGCTGCGGTTCGACGTCGGGGAGGTGGCGCCGCAAGTGGCGTGCCCACCGACGGTCGGCAACCTCGCCGACGTGCCAGCCGTGGCCGGGAGGCCGGTGCAGTGGGCCGAGCTCGGCGGGCACGCGGGCGGACGGCTGGAGGACTTCCGCGCTGCCGCCGCGGTGCTGCGCGGGCGGCGGGTGCACGCGGGTGTCCGGTTCAACCTCGTGCCGTCCAGCCGCGAGGTGTTCACGCAGGCCCTCCAGGAGGGGCTGGTGCTCGCCCTGCACGAGGCCGGGGCGACGTGGTTCCCGCCGAGCACGGGCTCCAACCAGGCCTACAACATGGGCGCGATGGCGCCGGGGGAGTCGATGATCTCCACGCACGCCCGCAACTTCCCGGGCCGCAACGGGAGTCCCGACGCGAGCATGTACCTGGCCGCCGCGCCGACGGTGGCGGCGTCCGCGGTCACCGGCACGATCACCGACGCCCGGGAGCTGAGATGA
- a CDS encoding PucR family transcriptional regulator: MPILADLLRMPALGLRAVGTGRSDQPVRWVATSELADPTPYLEGGELLLTTGLVDHAEGWTGYTRRLAGAGVIGLGFGIGLSHSDVPADLVAAATAADLALLVVPESTPFIAISKAVAHLIAEEERASTVTALAVQRELTRAISRPDGIQRVLAILARAGHSAAGLVTPDGTAIAPTTFQLGDAARRALLALRGSRRRAAVTEVDSSGTTVVQPIGTDVPHAYLVLAARTPPDSVLRAALTTAVALLTLDAERSRAAADADLRLRDCAARLLLDGAPDAARSVAALLADRPDVPATVQVLRAENVPAAAREQIARTHPAALTTNAVDGRLAIVLGPRHAEEVERLLADLGCRIGVGTVVPVDQAGTSAAAAATALTATSDRDPVVRWDERFRGAVRAGLSDEAAHILAAEILRGLADEPELRRTLRAYLIHLGRWQPTADALGVHRNTLRKRIARIEALTGRSVDTAAGRADLWIALEIAGGA; this comes from the coding sequence ATGCCGATCCTCGCCGATCTCCTCCGGATGCCGGCCCTCGGTCTCCGAGCAGTGGGCACCGGACGGTCGGACCAGCCCGTGCGCTGGGTCGCCACCAGCGAGCTCGCTGATCCGACGCCCTACCTGGAAGGCGGCGAGCTCCTGCTCACGACCGGGCTCGTCGACCACGCCGAGGGCTGGACTGGTTACACGCGCCGGCTCGCCGGCGCCGGGGTGATCGGGCTCGGGTTCGGCATCGGCCTCAGCCACTCCGACGTGCCCGCCGACCTCGTCGCCGCCGCGACCGCCGCCGACCTCGCACTGCTCGTCGTGCCCGAGTCCACGCCGTTCATCGCGATCAGCAAGGCCGTCGCGCACCTCATCGCCGAGGAGGAGCGCGCATCGACGGTCACCGCCCTCGCCGTGCAACGGGAGCTCACGCGTGCGATCTCGCGGCCGGACGGCATCCAGCGGGTCCTCGCCATCCTGGCCCGCGCCGGCCACAGCGCGGCGGGCCTCGTCACGCCGGACGGAACCGCGATCGCTCCCACCACGTTCCAGCTCGGCGACGCGGCCCGACGTGCGCTGCTCGCGCTGCGGGGGTCGCGACGCCGCGCAGCCGTGACCGAGGTGGACAGCAGCGGCACGACCGTCGTCCAGCCCATCGGGACCGACGTACCGCACGCCTACCTCGTGCTCGCCGCCCGAACGCCCCCGGACAGCGTCCTGCGAGCCGCACTCACGACCGCCGTCGCACTGCTCACCCTGGACGCCGAACGGTCCCGCGCAGCGGCCGATGCGGATCTGCGCCTGCGCGACTGCGCCGCACGGCTGCTGCTCGACGGTGCACCCGACGCGGCACGCAGCGTCGCCGCATTGCTGGCGGACCGACCCGACGTGCCGGCGACCGTCCAGGTGCTCCGGGCGGAGAACGTGCCGGCCGCGGCCCGGGAGCAGATCGCGCGCACCCACCCGGCGGCCCTCACGACGAACGCCGTCGACGGCCGGCTCGCCATCGTGCTCGGCCCACGTCACGCCGAGGAGGTCGAACGCCTGCTCGCCGACCTCGGCTGCCGGATCGGTGTCGGCACCGTCGTCCCCGTCGACCAGGCCGGGACGAGCGCCGCGGCCGCCGCGACCGCGCTCACCGCCACGAGCGACCGCGACCCCGTGGTCCGCTGGGACGAGCGCTTCCGCGGTGCCGTCCGGGCCGGACTGTCCGACGAGGCGGCGCACATCCTCGCCGCCGAGATACTCCGCGGCCTCGCCGACGAGCCGGAGCTGCGCCGCACCCTGCGTGCCTACCTCATCCATCTGGGCCGCTGGCAGCCCACCGCCGACGCGCTCGGGGTCCACCGCAACACGCTGCGGAAGCGGATCGCGCGGATCGAGGCGCTGACCGGACGAAGCGTCGACACCGCCGCCGGCCGGGCCGATCTCTGGATCGCGCTGGAGATCGCCGGCGGCGCCTGA
- a CDS encoding NAD-dependent succinate-semialdehyde dehydrogenase, protein MTAPHSVVDPRPAGEREFEVLDPATGTVISTVPDADAAAGRHAADTAAAAFPGWAATAPRRRSEVLAGTHRLMVERTEELARLISRESGKAQADARAEVAYAAEFFRWFAEEAVRPDGRFGTAPDGRSRTLVAAQPVGVAALVTPWNFPAAMVTRKVAPALAAGCTAVLKPAAETPLTALAIADILREAGAPAGALTVVPTTRPGDVVQALLEHDAVRKLSFTGSTAVGRLLLRQAANRVVNCSMELGGNAPFIVCADADLDAAVEGAVVAKLRNAGQACTAANRFLVHEAVADEFIAALAEAFAARTVGPPSDPGTDIGPLIDARAVRRIRALVDDAVGRGASLAHAPAAVPETGSFLAPLVVRDVPRDADLATTEIFGPIAPVLTWRDLDDVIASANATEYGLAGYVFSRDTARAVAIGRSLDCGMVGVNRGIVSDPAAPFGGMKQSGLGREGAQDGIRAFQETQFLSVA, encoded by the coding sequence ATGACGGCTCCGCACTCCGTGGTCGATCCTCGACCCGCTGGCGAGCGCGAGTTCGAGGTGCTCGACCCGGCCACCGGCACGGTCATCTCCACTGTCCCGGACGCCGACGCCGCAGCCGGCCGCCACGCCGCCGACACCGCGGCAGCCGCCTTCCCGGGCTGGGCCGCCACAGCCCCCCGGCGGCGGTCCGAGGTGCTCGCCGGCACCCACCGCCTGATGGTCGAGCGCACCGAAGAACTCGCCCGGCTCATCTCCCGCGAGTCGGGCAAGGCGCAGGCCGACGCGCGCGCCGAGGTCGCCTACGCCGCCGAGTTTTTCCGCTGGTTCGCCGAGGAGGCGGTGCGGCCCGACGGCCGCTTCGGCACGGCCCCCGACGGCCGCAGCCGCACCCTCGTGGCTGCGCAACCGGTCGGCGTCGCCGCACTGGTCACGCCCTGGAACTTCCCGGCGGCCATGGTCACCCGCAAGGTGGCACCGGCGCTGGCAGCCGGGTGCACCGCGGTGCTCAAGCCGGCGGCCGAGACCCCGCTGACCGCGCTCGCGATCGCCGACATCCTCCGCGAGGCGGGCGCGCCCGCCGGCGCGCTGACCGTGGTGCCGACGACCCGGCCGGGGGACGTCGTCCAGGCGCTGCTCGAGCACGACGCCGTCCGGAAGCTGTCGTTCACCGGTTCCACCGCCGTCGGCCGTCTCCTGCTCCGGCAGGCCGCGAACCGCGTCGTGAACTGCTCGATGGAGCTCGGTGGGAACGCGCCGTTCATCGTGTGCGCCGACGCCGATCTCGACGCGGCGGTCGAGGGCGCCGTGGTCGCCAAGCTGCGCAACGCGGGCCAGGCCTGCACCGCCGCGAACCGGTTCCTCGTACACGAGGCGGTCGCGGACGAGTTCATCGCCGCGCTGGCAGAGGCGTTCGCCGCCCGCACGGTCGGCCCGCCATCCGACCCCGGCACCGACATCGGGCCCCTGATCGACGCGCGGGCAGTCCGCAGGATCCGTGCTCTGGTCGACGACGCAGTGGGCCGCGGGGCCTCGCTCGCGCACGCCCCGGCCGCCGTCCCCGAGACCGGATCATTCCTCGCCCCGCTGGTGGTCCGGGACGTCCCGCGGGACGCCGACCTCGCCACCACGGAGATATTCGGCCCCATCGCCCCGGTCCTCACCTGGCGCGACCTCGACGACGTGATCGCCAGCGCGAACGCCACCGAGTACGGCCTCGCCGGCTACGTCTTCTCGCGGGACACCGCCCGGGCCGTGGCGATCGGCCGCTCCCTCGACTGCGGGATGGTCGGTGTCAACCGCGGCATCGTGTCCGACCCCGCAGCGCCCTTCGGCGGGATGAAGCAGAGCGGCCTCGGCCGAGAGGGCGCGCAGGACGGGATCCGCGCGTTCCAGGAGACCCAGTTCCTGTCCGTGGCCTGA
- a CDS encoding aconitase/3-isopropylmalate dehydratase large subunit family protein, protein MGRTFAQKALERASGEKDLAPGQIVDAFPDLYMSHTASWRCIRTLERMGWPDLYDVDRIAMVMDHIAPADNAKTAGYHALCRDFAQRSGVRRFFDVNAGIAHVVLMERGLVKPGEVIIGTDSHSTIYGALGAFGTGVGFSEITATWVTGKLWMKVPESIRVEVDGPLARGTYAKDVMLRLIGDIGADGATYCSVEFHGSYVEAMSVSERMTLCNLAMEMGAKNAFVPPDATTLAYLDEAGADRGSYEVLLPDPDAEYRQVERVDGRSLVAQVAVPHTVDNVVPVTDVAGTKVDQVFIGSCANAKYDDLAIAAGVLAGKTVAPGVRLIVTPASSRIMAKAASDGIVSTLLAAGATITNPGCGACAGVGGAMADGEVTFSTANRNFQGRMGSYDSSIYLGSPATAAATAVRGVISDPKELLT, encoded by the coding sequence GTGGGTAGGACGTTCGCGCAGAAGGCCCTGGAGCGGGCGTCGGGGGAGAAGGACCTGGCCCCGGGCCAGATCGTGGATGCGTTCCCCGACCTGTACATGAGCCACACCGCGAGCTGGCGCTGCATCCGCACGCTCGAGCGGATGGGTTGGCCGGACCTCTACGACGTCGACCGGATCGCGATGGTCATGGACCACATCGCCCCGGCCGACAACGCGAAGACGGCTGGCTACCACGCGCTGTGCCGGGACTTCGCGCAGCGCAGCGGGGTGAGGAGGTTCTTCGACGTCAACGCGGGGATCGCGCACGTCGTGCTGATGGAGCGCGGCCTCGTGAAGCCGGGCGAGGTGATCATCGGCACCGACTCGCACTCCACGATCTACGGGGCGCTCGGCGCCTTTGGCACGGGCGTCGGGTTCAGCGAGATCACCGCCACCTGGGTCACGGGCAAGCTCTGGATGAAGGTGCCGGAGTCGATCCGGGTGGAGGTGGACGGGCCGCTCGCGCGCGGGACGTACGCCAAGGACGTCATGCTGCGGCTGATCGGCGACATCGGCGCGGACGGCGCCACGTACTGCTCGGTGGAGTTCCACGGCAGCTACGTCGAGGCGATGTCGGTGTCGGAGCGGATGACGCTGTGCAACCTCGCGATGGAGATGGGCGCCAAGAACGCGTTCGTTCCGCCGGACGCCACGACGCTGGCCTACCTCGACGAGGCGGGCGCGGACCGCGGCTCCTACGAGGTGCTCCTGCCTGACCCGGACGCGGAGTACCGCCAGGTGGAGCGGGTGGACGGACGCTCGCTCGTGGCGCAGGTGGCCGTGCCGCACACCGTCGACAACGTGGTGCCGGTGACCGACGTGGCCGGCACGAAGGTCGACCAGGTGTTCATCGGCTCGTGCGCCAACGCCAAGTACGACGACCTCGCGATCGCGGCCGGCGTGCTCGCCGGGAAGACGGTGGCGCCGGGCGTGCGGCTGATCGTCACGCCGGCATCGAGCCGGATCATGGCGAAGGCCGCGAGCGACGGGATCGTCTCCACGCTGCTCGCCGCGGGCGCGACGATCACCAACCCGGGCTGCGGGGCGTGCGCGGGCGTCGGCGGCGCGATGGCCGACGGGGAGGTCACGTTCTCCACGGCCAACCGCAACTTCCAGGGCCGGATGGGCAGCTACGACAGCAGCATCTACCTGGGCAGCCCGGCCACGGCGGCGGCGACGGCCGTGCGTGGCGTGATCAGCGACCCGAAGGAGCTGCTCACGTGA
- a CDS encoding sulfite exporter TauE/SafE family protein has translation MELALAVAAVVTGATLQRSTGLGFALVSGPFLVLVLSPYEGVALANLLSLVTACLVLAATWRAVDLRRAAMLSVGVSLAIAPGAALARALPDPALLVVVGGIATGAAVLVAAGGRIPGLARPTGSVAAGFASGFSNVTAGVGGPALAVYGASTRHPRTSFVPTVQVVSIVTNALSLVAKHDAHLPGRLVLSCVAAVLAGTLVGRWTSRLVSERAGRILVLALAVTGGLVSVAKGVLTW, from the coding sequence GTGGAGCTGGCCCTGGCGGTCGCCGCCGTCGTCACCGGGGCGACGCTGCAACGCAGCACCGGGCTCGGGTTCGCCCTCGTGTCGGGACCCTTCCTCGTCCTCGTGCTGAGCCCCTACGAGGGCGTCGCCCTGGCGAACCTGCTGTCGCTCGTCACGGCCTGCCTCGTACTGGCCGCCACCTGGCGGGCGGTCGACCTGCGCAGGGCGGCGATGCTCAGCGTGGGTGTCTCCCTGGCCATCGCGCCCGGCGCAGCGCTCGCCCGGGCCCTGCCCGACCCCGCGCTGCTCGTCGTCGTCGGCGGGATCGCCACCGGGGCGGCCGTCCTCGTCGCCGCAGGGGGCCGCATCCCCGGGCTCGCCCGGCCGACCGGGAGCGTCGCGGCGGGCTTCGCCTCGGGGTTCAGCAACGTCACCGCCGGCGTCGGGGGGCCGGCACTGGCCGTCTACGGCGCGAGCACGCGGCACCCGCGCACCAGCTTCGTTCCCACCGTGCAGGTGGTCAGCATCGTCACCAACGCGCTGTCGCTCGTCGCGAAGCACGACGCGCACCTGCCCGGGAGGCTCGTCCTCAGCTGCGTCGCCGCCGTCCTCGCCGGCACGCTCGTCGGCCGGTGGACCAGCAGGCTCGTCAGCGAGCGGGCCGGCCGGATCCTCGTGCTGGCGCTGGCCGTCACCGGCGGTCTCGTATCGGTGGCCAAGGGCGTTCTCACCTGGTGA